In Tsukamurella tyrosinosolvens, the genomic window ACGAGGTGACGGTGGCCCCGGTAGCGCAGCTCGGTCTCGTCGCCGAGGTCCGGCTGGCGCAGCGTGTAGACGAAGACCGCGACGAGCGCGGCGAGGATGATCGGGTTGAACGCCGACCGCGGGATGTGCGAGGCGATGATCGAGCCCGCGATCGCGCCGGCGAACGCGGGGACGGCAAGCGCGACGGCGGTCCGCCAGTCGGGCCGCACGCGCCGCCAGTAGGTGATGCTGCTCGTCGTCGTGCCGGCGATGGATGCCATCTTGTTCGTCGCGAGCAGGTGGATCGGCGCGGCCGTCGGGAACGCGATGAGCAACGCGGGGAGCTGGATCAGTCCGCCCCCGCCCACGACGGAATCCACCCAGCCCGCGGCGAGCGCCGCCAGCAGCAGGAGGAGAAGCGTCGTCGTGGTGATGTCGGGCACCGGACGATCGTGCTGTAATGGCCTTGTGCATATCAACCCTTACGGCGAGGATCCGGTACTGCTCGCGGTCGACCTGGCGAACGATCCGCCAGCCGACCTCGACGACCTGGTCCGACGGTGCGATGCGCACGACATGCTCGTCGAGACCGTCGGCGCGGAGGACTTCGAGGGTTGTCGCGCGCTGGTCGACGCGTGGCTCACCGTGGTCGACGCGGACGACGTCCCGGCCCGCGTCGCGCGGCTCAACGCGCTCCTCGCTGAGCACGCGTCCCACCCCCGCGTCACCGACCACGCCGGGACCGGGTGGCACATCCACTACCGCGAGTCCGGCGCGACGCTCACCGGCCAGCTCGCCGTCCTAATTCTCACCGGGACCGCGCTGCACCTGACGACGCGCGGCATGAGCCGGCTCGGTCGCTGCGCCTCGTCGGACTGCGCCGCGGTCTTCGCCGACGTCTCCCGCAACGGCCGGCAGCGGTACTGCTCGCCGCGCTGCGGCAGCCGGGAGGCGGTGCGCCGCCACCGCGCGGCCTGACTCGGCGACGAATCCTGTATTCAGGATCACAGGATTTGATATTACGAACGAGGGTTGTCGATACTTGCCCTCATGACCACCCCCACCCCCGGCCCGACGTGCCGGTTCTGCGGCGCCGCACCCGCCATCGAGACGACGGTGCGCGGCCACCAGGGCTTCCTCATCGCGATGCGTTTCCTCAAACAGAAGGGCCCGTTCTGCCGCACCTGCGGCATCGCGACCGTGCGCGACATGTCCGCGAAGAGCCTCTGGCAGGGCTGGCTCACACTGGTCTCCGTCATCGTCAACCCGCTCACCCTGCTGTGGAACCTGTCCGTGTGGGTGCGCCTGCGCCGCCTCCCCGAACCGGAACCCGCCTCGGCGCCGCACCTGGATCCCGGCAAGCCGCTGTACCAGCGGCTCGCGATGCTGGGCCTGCTCATCCCGGTGGCGATGATCGGCACGGTCGCCTATTTCGGGCAGCGCGACGTGGCCGGCGCCGTCGTCGGCGACTGCGTCTCGATGTCGGGCACGGGGAGCAACGCCGAGTCCGACAAGGTGGACTGCTCGGATGCGAGCGCCCGGTATCGGATCGTCGGGAAGCTGTCGGGCACCGAGGACGACGCCGGCTGCGCGGAGTACCCGAGCGCCACGATGTCCTACACGATGAAGCGCAAGACCGGCTCGGTCGTCGTGTGCCTGGAGCCGCTCACGCCCGCGTGATCGCCTCGTCGGACAACGGCCTACGGGCCAGCCAGGCCGCGACGACGGCACCGGAGACGTTGTGCCACAGTGAGAAGACCGCGGAGGGCAGTGCCGCGAGGGGCGAGAAGTGGGCGGTGGCCAGCGTGGCCGCGAGCCCGGAGTTCTGCATGCCGACCTCGAAGGCGAGGGCGCGCCGGGCGCGGTCGTCGAGGCGCCCGACCTTGCCCGCGAGGTAGCCGAGACCCAGGCCGAAGCCGTTGTGCAGCACCACCGCGAGGAAGACGATGCCACCCGCGGCGGCGAGCTTGCTCGCGCTGCCTGCCACCACGATCGCGACGATGACCGCGATGACGATCGCCGACGCCCACGGCAGTACGGGGAGCGCCCGCGCTACCAGATTCTTGGCGAACCTGCGTGCGAGCACGCCGAGGATCACCGGCAGCAGAACGGTCTTGACGATGTCGAGCACCATGCCGCCGGCGTCGATCGGCAGGTAGGACCCGGCGAGGAGCAGCACCAGCAGCGGCGTCACGATCGGGGCGATGAGCGTGGACACGCTCGCCACCGCCACCGAGAGCGCCACGTCTCCCTTCGCCAGGAATGCCATCACGTTCGACGCCGTCCCCGACGGCGCGCAGCCGACCAGGATGACGCCGACCGCCAGCTCGGGTTCGAGCTGCAGGCCGTGGGCGATGACCCAGCCCGCGCCCGGCATGATCACGTAGTGCGCGACGATGCCGAGCACCACCGCCCACGGCCGCTTCGCCACGGAGGCCAGGTCCGGCGGCGTCAGCGTGAGCCCCATGCAGAACATGATCAGGCCGAGCAGGTACGGCACCGAGGGCGCGAGCGGCGTGAACGTGCTCGGCGTCAGGTACCCGACGACGCCCGCCACGAGCACCAGGAGCGGGAAGACGGTGACCGCCGTCCGCGCGACCCTCGCTTCCGCAGCGAGGGCGGGGTTCGCGGGGACCTCGGGCGGCGGCGACGCAGACATTCTTCGATAGTCTCACTTCACGTGCGTGCGGGCCAGGCACCCCGGCGGAGCAGCCGGAGGCCGTTGAGCCCGACGATGATCGTCGAGCCCTCGTGCCCCGCCACGCCGAGGGGCAGCGGCAGGTGCCCGACGAGATCCCAGACGACCAGCACCGCGATGAACGTCGCGGCGATCGCGAGGTTCGCCACGACCACTCGACGCGCCCGCCGCGCGAAAGCGAGAATCGACGGCACTACGGTCAGATCATCACGCACGAGGACCACGTCCGCAGCCCGCAGTGCGAGGTCGGATCCCGCTCCGCCCAGCGCGATCCCGGCGTCGGCGGCCGCGAGCGCGGGCGCGTCGTTGACCCCGTCCCCGACCATCGCGACGGTCCGCCCTCCCTCCCGGATGCCCGCGATCGCGGCGGTCTTGTCCGCGGGGAGCAGCCCCGCGCGGACAGCCCCGATCCCGACCTCCCCTGCGATGCGTGCGGCGGCGCGGGGATTGTCGCCGGTCAGGAGCGAGGTCGCCACGCCGTCGCGACCGAGCGCGGCGACGGCGACCGCCGCGTCCCGCCGCGCCGTGTCGGTGAGGGCGAGCACGCCGATCGGGATGCCATCGCGCGTGACGACGACCGCGGTGTCCCCCTGGGCCTCGTGGTGGCGCACGGAATCGGCGACCGCCGCATCGATCGGCGCTGCGCCGGCGTGCGGCGAGAGCACGGCGATCCGCCGGCCCTCGACGGTGCCCGTCACCCCGCGGCCGGGACGGGCGGCGAAGTCCCGCGCCGCGAGCACTGTCAGACCCTTCCGGTCCGCGGCGTCCACGACCGCGGCCGCGAGCGGATGCTCGCTGAGCCGCTCGACCGCGGCCGCGAGGGCGAGTACCTCGTCGGCGACGAAACCGCGGCCGGGCACCGCCTCCACCGTGGCCAACGTGGGCCGACCGGAGGTGATCGTGCCGGTCTTGTCGAAGGCGACGGTGTCGACCGTGGCCAGATTCTCCATGACGACAGCGGATTTGATGAGCACGCCGCGCCGCCCGGCGTGGGCGATCGCGGCGAGCAGCGGGGGCATCGTGGCGAGCACGACGGCGCACGGGGAGGCGACGATCATGAAGGTCATGGCGCGCAACAGCGCCGACCGCAGGTCGGAGCCGAAGGCGAGCGGGATCGCGAACACCGCGAGCGTGCACACGACCATGCCGATCGAGTAGCGCTGCTCGACCTTCTCGATGAACAGTTGGGCGCGCGCCTTGGTCCGCGACGCCTCCGCGACCATGGCGGCGATCCGGGCGACCACCGAGTCCGCGGCCGCGCGGTCCGCTCGGATCGTCAGCGCCCCGGTGCCGTTGACGGTGCCGGCGAAGACCTCGTCGCCGACGCGCTTGTCGACCGGCAGCGGCTCGCCGGTGATGGTCGCCTGGTCGACCTCGCTCGCGCCGTCGACGACGGTGCCGTCCGCGGCGATCCGGTCGCCCGGCCGGACGCGGATCACGTTTCCCGCCACCAGGTCCGCCGCCGCGATCGCCCGTTCGGAGCCGTCGCGCGCGACGACGACGGCGCGGTCGGGCGCGAGGTCGAGCAGGCCCCGGACCGAATCCTCGGTGCGGGCCGTGGCCCACGCCTCGAGCGCGCCCGAGGTGGCGAAAATGACGATGAGCAGAGCGCCGTCGGTGACCTGGCCGATCCCGGCCGCGCCGATCGCGGCCACGACCATGAGCAGATCGACGTCGAGGGTCCGCTCGCGCAGGGCTCGAAGGCCCGCGAGTGCGGGTTCCCAGCCCCCGGCGGCGTAGCAGGACAGGTGGAGCGCCCACCAGACCCACGCCGGCGCGCCGGCGAGCTGCGCCGCGATCCCGAGCAGGAACAGCACCAGCGCTCCGGTCGCCCACCGAATCTCGGCGAGGTCCCAGGGTCGGGTGCGGTGCGCCGTGGTGAGTCGAGTGTCGGTGTCGCCGCTCCGCGCGTCGGTGGTGACGTCCATACTCCGCTCCCTCGCATCCCGGCTGCACGGCCCGCGCACCGTCGGACATCAGCATATCTGAACAGCTCTTCATATAACACTCGCCCGGTAGACTGCCAGGTCATGGGACACCGGATCACCGGCGACGGCGCCGCCCCGCTCGACGCCGCGACCGCCGAGCGGGTCGCCACCACACTGCAGGCGCTCGCCACGCCGAGCCGTCTCCTGATCCTCTCGCAGCTGCGCGGGCAGGCGATGGCCGTGGGCGACCTCGCTGCCGCAGTGGCGATGGAACCGTCGGCGGTCTCCCACCAGCTCCGGCTCCTACGCAACCTCGGCCTGGTCACCGGCGTCCGTGAGGGGCGCAGCATCGTCTACAGCCTCTACGACAACCACGTGGCCCAGCTCCTCGACGAGGCCGTGTACCACAGCGAACACCTGCGCATGGGCCTCGCCGACCGGCCCGCGGCCACAGAGCTCTCCGCCACCTGACGGCGCCCGTCGGCGGACCGTCGGGCTAGCGGCGGTTCCGGCGGCGCTCGGCGGGGGTGCGCCCCTGCTCGCCCAGCGGCGCGTCGACGACCTTCTCGGCCCCGAGGATCGAGCCGCGCACGCGCAGCCGCAACCGGAGATCGAGGAGCATGAGCTGGGCGTACAGCCTGATCGCCTGCGGGTTCACGACGTCCGCCACGCGAACCAGACGCAGGAACCGCTCGAACCACAGCTGCTCCGCCTCGGACCACTTCCATCCGAGCATGTCCCGGAATTCCGACGGGAGGTTGCCGCGCGTGAGGAAGTGGTTGAGCGGGCCGAAGACCCTGGCGAGGACCCAGCCCGGGGCACCGAGCGCCTCGTGGAGGAACATGAAGTCCGAGAGGGACTTCAGGTCGTCGCGGACTTCGGGAGCGATCGACAGCGAGGGCAGCATCGAATCCCAGTAGTCCTCGAACTCGTGCCAGCTCTGCGGCCACGCGGACTCCGGGACGTTGACCCCGGTGGCGAGCGGGGCGGCGGCGGGCGTGAGCACGTCGAGGGCGGCACGGTCGAGCGGACCGTAGAGCAGCTCGTACTGGTCGATGTAGAAGCGGAAGAGGCACGCCGCCACCCAGAGCTGCAGGTCGCGGGCGTTGCCGCTGTACCTGACGGGACTGCTCTCGGTGGAGTGCACGTGGGCGTGCACCGCGCGCATCTCCTCGCGGAAGGCGTCCCGGTCGGACTCGTTCCCGAGCACGGAGACCACCAGGTGCTGCGACGTGGTCCGGAGGCGCTTGAACGGCCGTCGGCGCGGGCTGCCGGACACGACGCGACTCTCGTGGACTCCGTGCCCGACCGCGGGCAGCGAGAGCTGCATGATGATGTTCGCGACGCCGCTCGTCAGGCCGACCATGGTCATGAGGTCGGCGAGCGTCTCGGGCCGCCGCGCACGGCGGGAGCGGATCAGAGCCTGATCGATGACGGCCATATCCCTATCATGCAACCGCAATCTCGAGCGTGTCCTCGAAATGAGAACATTCGATAACTTAGCATTCTTCGGTCACCGCTTGCCGTCGCCGAAGGGGCCGTCCCGCTCGGCAACCGCGGTCCGGAATCCGGCCGCAGCGGCACGCTGCTGGAACGCGTACCCCTCGCGCGTGTGCCGGGAGACACCGTCGAACACGGTGCTGATCATCGCGGAATTGCCCACGCCCTGCGCGAGGAGCGCGCTGTTCAGCGCGAGCTTGGTCATGATGAGCTGGTTGATGGGCAGCCGCGCGATGCGCGCCACGAGGTCTTCGGTGCGCTCGTCGAGCAGCTCGGGGGCTGGCGCCTCGACGGCGAGGCCCCATTCGGCAGCCTGAGCACCGGTGATGGTGTCGCCGGTGAGGAGGAGGCGCTTCGCCCGCTGGTCGCCGATGCGGTGCGCCCACATGCCGGCGGCGGGGACGCCCCACACCCGGGTGGGTGGGTAGCCGATACGGGTGTCGGCGGCGCAGATGATCTGGTCGGCGTACAGGGCGATGTCGGTGCCACCGGCGACCGCGAAGCCGTGCAGCTTCGCCACGGTCGGCTTGTTCGCGTGCAGGAGGCTCGCGAAGCCACGGTTGAAACGGCTCATCATCTGGTAGTCGATCATCGGGTCCCACGTGCCCGACGGGTCGTGGTTGCGCGCCTGCACCACGGGATCGAGGACGGATCCGGTCACCGCCGCGCGCTCCTCCGGATGCTCGCCGTTCTCGGCGAAGATCGAGAGGTCGTAGCCGCCGCAGAAGCCCTTGCCGCGCCCCGCGACGAGGATGACGTGCACCCTCGGATCGAGATCCGCGCGCTCGACGGCGTCCGCGAGTTCGATGGGCGTGTCCGCGGTGATCGCGTTGCCGCGCTCGGGGCGGTCGAAGGTGATCCGCGCGACGCGCCCGGTCACCTCGTAGGTCAGCGTCCGGTAGCTCACCTCCCGGTCCTCGCGGTCTCGTCCCGCGTACTGCGGGGACTCGGTCTGCGGGTCCCGCCACGCGGCGGGCCGGTCTGCGGGGTCGGTCATCGACGTTCTCCTCGGTGGCGGTCAGGTGGTGGGTCAGTGCGCGGGGCCCGTTGCCGTGCGACGGATCTCGTCCGCCGCGTCCTTCTGCGCCGCGAGCTCGGCTCGCGAGTAGAAGGTGCGCCACCCGGGGGTGCCGAAGCGCCGGCGCAGGCCGAAGTAGGCGGGCCCGAAGAGCCCCGCGACGGGGCGCGGGAGGGTGCGCCAGAACAGCCCGTGGAGCTCGCGCTCGATGCGGTCGATCGCGGTGGCGCGCAGGCCCAATTCGTCGTGGAAGCGCTCCGGGACACCGGCGAGGATCCCCACCCGGATGGTCCGCACCAGCGGCAACGACAGCAGCTGCCACACCGGCAGGGGCACCGCGTCCCAGCCGCGCGGCCTGGGCAGGGTGAGTGCGTGGTCGACGATGAACCGCACCTCCGGGCTCACGGCGAGGACGTCGTCGACGATCGGTTGCCAGTACTCGACGAAATCGGCGTAGGTGTCGGGGAGCCCGCGGACTCCGTACCGTCGCCCGATCTCGGTGAGTGCGCGGTACGCCTCCTCGCGCTCGCCGTCCGTGCGGAAGAGACCGAACTCCTCGGCGATGTCGATGCCGCCCTTGAGGATCGATCCCCAGGTCCAGTTCCAGACGTCCTTGTTCCAGGCGTGGTACGGCGTCCCGTCGGGCATGGAGCCGGCGATCGGGCGGTGCAGCTCGTAGAGCCCGTGCGCGACGTCGTCGGCCTCCGGCCCGGCGAAGACGATCCCCATGACCATCTCGTACGTGCTGATCAGGCGGCGCGCGGTGGCCTGCAGGTCGGGCAGGCCCTCGCTGCCGTTGAGGGCGCGGTCCTTCTCGCTCAGCACGTGGGCGATCTTGGGGTGCAGGGTCGGCATGATCAGCGCGGGGACGTTGGCGTACAGCAGGACCAGCGGATGGCCCGCGATCCAGCGACCGAAGCCGCCGGGCGCCAACGGATCCGCGGCGTTCGTTCCGCCGACCCGACCGTCGTCGGCGAGGGGCGGGGCGAGAGAGACGACGGTGCCGTCCACGGGCGTCTGGGGATCGGTCATGACGGGTTCTCCTGGGAGGGGATGAGGGCTGGTTCGGGCCGCGCCGAGCGACGTCGGCGGCGCGTCATCGGGCCGCAGAGGTGGGCGGCATCGCGGGTTCCGCGAGTCGGTGGAGGACGTGCTCGTACCGGGTCCGCTTGATCACGGCGAGGTTCTCGCCCCGCATCGGGGCGAGAGCGGCCGCGCGCACGATCGCCGACGCGAGAACACCGTCCTGCTCGACGATCTCATCGACGAGCCCGGCGTGCAGGGCGGCTTCGGCGTCGTACCGCTGGGCCGTCACCATCGCCGCATGTGCGACGGCGGGCGCGACCCGCGCGCCGACCAGCGCGCTCATCCCCGGGAGGAAGGGGAACCCGAGGCGCGCCTCCGGCAGGCACAGGTATCCGCGGTCGGCGCGCATGACCCGCTGGTCGTGCGCCAGGGCGAGGAGCAGCCCGCCCGCGTAGGTGTGTCCCTGGAGCGCGGCGACGGTGGGCGTGCCGGAGCCGAGCAGCCTGCCGAGCAGCCCCTGCACCGCGTCCAGGTAGCCGTCCTCGGCGAAGGCCCCCGGTTCGAGGCCGTTCGAGTAGAAGCGTCCGCTCCCGGTGGTGACGAGCGCAGCGGGCCCCGAGACCGCGTCCACGTCGTCCAGGACGGCGTGCAGAGCCGTGACCAGCGTCCCGTCGAGGCGATTCTCGCCGTCTCCGAGGTCGCAGATCAGCACTGCGCCGTCGCGTGTCAGATTCACCATGCCCGAAGCATTACATATTTCAATCATCCGACGCAATGTTGTAATGATCGCGCCGGTGTAACCTGTTCCCCTGATGGACAGCGCTCTCGTACCCCCGGTGACAGCGCGATCCGCTGTCTTGAGCCTGCTCCTCGGCGCGAATCCGCCTACGCTCAGCGGGCGCGAGATCATCGGCGCGATGGACCTTTTCGGTATCACGGAATCGACGACGCGGGTCGCCCTCACCCGGATGGTGGCGAACGGCGACCTCACTCGCGATCGCGGCGTGTACACGCTCTCCGAGCGGCTGGCGCAGCGCCAGCGCTACGCGCAGCCGCCGGAGCAACGGGACTGGACCGGGACCTGGGAGATGGCGGTCGTCACCGCGACCGGCCGCAGCGCCGCGGACCGGGTCGCACTGCGCGAGGAGATGCGCCGGCAGC contains:
- a CDS encoding enoyl-CoA hydratase/isomerase family protein; its protein translation is MVNLTRDGAVLICDLGDGENRLDGTLVTALHAVLDDVDAVSGPAALVTTGSGRFYSNGLEPGAFAEDGYLDAVQGLLGRLLGSGTPTVAALQGHTYAGGLLLALAHDQRVMRADRGYLCLPEARLGFPFLPGMSALVGARVAPAVAHAAMVTAQRYDAEAALHAGLVDEIVEQDGVLASAIVRAAALAPMRGENLAVIKRTRYEHVLHRLAEPAMPPTSAAR
- a CDS encoding sulfite exporter TauE/SafE family protein, translating into MPDITTTTLLLLLLAALAAGWVDSVVGGGGLIQLPALLIAFPTAAPIHLLATNKMASIAGTTTSSITYWRRVRPDWRTAVALAVPAFAGAIAGSIIASHIPRSAFNPIILAALVAVFVYTLRQPDLGDETELRYRGHRHLVTAGVAGFAIGVYDGALGPGTGSFLVFAMVGLMGYAFLEASAKAKVANFATNLASLVVFLPQGAGYWKLGVAMACANVAGGYLGARTAVAKGSGFVKVVFLVVVSAFICKLGYDVVVQFAR
- a CDS encoding oxygenase MpaB family protein, with translation MTDPQTPVDGTVVSLAPPLADDGRVGGTNAADPLAPGGFGRWIAGHPLVLLYANVPALIMPTLHPKIAHVLSEKDRALNGSEGLPDLQATARRLISTYEMVMGIVFAGPEADDVAHGLYELHRPIAGSMPDGTPYHAWNKDVWNWTWGSILKGGIDIAEEFGLFRTDGEREEAYRALTEIGRRYGVRGLPDTYADFVEYWQPIVDDVLAVSPEVRFIVDHALTLPRPRGWDAVPLPVWQLLSLPLVRTIRVGILAGVPERFHDELGLRATAIDRIERELHGLFWRTLPRPVAGLFGPAYFGLRRRFGTPGWRTFYSRAELAAQKDAADEIRRTATGPAH
- a CDS encoding crotonase/enoyl-CoA hydratase family protein — protein: MTDPADRPAAWRDPQTESPQYAGRDREDREVSYRTLTYEVTGRVARITFDRPERGNAITADTPIELADAVERADLDPRVHVILVAGRGKGFCGGYDLSIFAENGEHPEERAAVTGSVLDPVVQARNHDPSGTWDPMIDYQMMSRFNRGFASLLHANKPTVAKLHGFAVAGGTDIALYADQIICAADTRIGYPPTRVWGVPAAGMWAHRIGDQRAKRLLLTGDTITGAQAAEWGLAVEAPAPELLDERTEDLVARIARLPINQLIMTKLALNSALLAQGVGNSAMISTVFDGVSRHTREGYAFQQRAAAAGFRTAVAERDGPFGDGKR
- a CDS encoding oxygenase MpaB family protein, which translates into the protein MAVIDQALIRSRRARRPETLADLMTMVGLTSGVANIIMQLSLPAVGHGVHESRVVSGSPRRRPFKRLRTTSQHLVVSVLGNESDRDAFREEMRAVHAHVHSTESSPVRYSGNARDLQLWVAACLFRFYIDQYELLYGPLDRAALDVLTPAAAPLATGVNVPESAWPQSWHEFEDYWDSMLPSLSIAPEVRDDLKSLSDFMFLHEALGAPGWVLARVFGPLNHFLTRGNLPSEFRDMLGWKWSEAEQLWFERFLRLVRVADVVNPQAIRLYAQLMLLDLRLRLRVRGSILGAEKVVDAPLGEQGRTPAERRRNRR
- a CDS encoding heavy metal translocating P-type ATPase, with translation MDVTTDARSGDTDTRLTTAHRTRPWDLAEIRWATGALVLFLLGIAAQLAGAPAWVWWALHLSCYAAGGWEPALAGLRALRERTLDVDLLMVVAAIGAAGIGQVTDGALLIVIFATSGALEAWATARTEDSVRGLLDLAPDRAVVVARDGSERAIAAADLVAGNVIRVRPGDRIAADGTVVDGASEVDQATITGEPLPVDKRVGDEVFAGTVNGTGALTIRADRAAADSVVARIAAMVAEASRTKARAQLFIEKVEQRYSIGMVVCTLAVFAIPLAFGSDLRSALLRAMTFMIVASPCAVVLATMPPLLAAIAHAGRRGVLIKSAVVMENLATVDTVAFDKTGTITSGRPTLATVEAVPGRGFVADEVLALAAAVERLSEHPLAAAVVDAADRKGLTVLAARDFAARPGRGVTGTVEGRRIAVLSPHAGAAPIDAAVADSVRHHEAQGDTAVVVTRDGIPIGVLALTDTARRDAAVAVAALGRDGVATSLLTGDNPRAAARIAGEVGIGAVRAGLLPADKTAAIAGIREGGRTVAMVGDGVNDAPALAAADAGIALGGAGSDLALRAADVVLVRDDLTVVPSILAFARRARRVVVANLAIAATFIAVLVVWDLVGHLPLPLGVAGHEGSTIIVGLNGLRLLRRGAWPART
- a CDS encoding bile acid:sodium symporter family protein, with the protein product MSASPPPEVPANPALAAEARVARTAVTVFPLLVLVAGVVGYLTPSTFTPLAPSVPYLLGLIMFCMGLTLTPPDLASVAKRPWAVVLGIVAHYVIMPGAGWVIAHGLQLEPELAVGVILVGCAPSGTASNVMAFLAKGDVALSVAVASVSTLIAPIVTPLLVLLLAGSYLPIDAGGMVLDIVKTVLLPVILGVLARRFAKNLVARALPVLPWASAIVIAVIVAIVVAGSASKLAAAGGIVFLAVVLHNGFGLGLGYLAGKVGRLDDRARRALAFEVGMQNSGLAATLATAHFSPLAALPSAVFSLWHNVSGAVVAAWLARRPLSDEAITRA
- a CDS encoding CGNR zinc finger domain-containing protein, with translation MHINPYGEDPVLLAVDLANDPPADLDDLVRRCDAHDMLVETVGAEDFEGCRALVDAWLTVVDADDVPARVARLNALLAEHASHPRVTDHAGTGWHIHYRESGATLTGQLAVLILTGTALHLTTRGMSRLGRCASSDCAAVFADVSRNGRQRYCSPRCGSREAVRRHRAA
- a CDS encoding LppU/SCO3897 family protein, coding for MTTPTPGPTCRFCGAAPAIETTVRGHQGFLIAMRFLKQKGPFCRTCGIATVRDMSAKSLWQGWLTLVSVIVNPLTLLWNLSVWVRLRRLPEPEPASAPHLDPGKPLYQRLAMLGLLIPVAMIGTVAYFGQRDVAGAVVGDCVSMSGTGSNAESDKVDCSDASARYRIVGKLSGTEDDAGCAEYPSATMSYTMKRKTGSVVVCLEPLTPA
- a CDS encoding ArsR/SmtB family transcription factor, whose product is MGHRITGDGAAPLDAATAERVATTLQALATPSRLLILSQLRGQAMAVGDLAAAVAMEPSAVSHQLRLLRNLGLVTGVREGRSIVYSLYDNHVAQLLDEAVYHSEHLRMGLADRPAATELSAT